In Penaeus monodon isolate SGIC_2016 chromosome 26, NSTDA_Pmon_1, whole genome shotgun sequence, the following are encoded in one genomic region:
- the LOC119589756 gene encoding ionotropic receptor 93a-like — translation MVWAVVGGAVVVVCLTYWFLASFKEKASPSTYLLTIAQALLNQSNSSVPASWTLRLFLASWWVTACVIVTSYTCNLIAFLTIPAYPIKLGSVQQLANSHQRVCMLDYGSYLPDALATSTHQALSALGKKMDLVPQNRTMPYHNALECLDLALAGTHAMVEAESYLRNIVESEGRGDKMYFLEERIFEGAVSFFFGKSTPWKYKFDEGIYSLLESGFIGKWYRDITMELRGPRRPKVI, via the exons ATGGTGTGGGCGGTGGTGGGCGGAGCTGTCGTCGTTGTCTGCCTCACCTACTGGTTCCTGGCTTCGTTTAAAGAGAAAGCATCTCCTTCTACATACCTCTTAACCATCGCACAG GCACTGCTGAATCAGTCCAACAGCTCTGTGCCTGCTTCCTGGACTTTAAGGTTGTTTTTGGCATCTTGGTGGGTCACCGCTTGCGTCATCGTCACGTCTTACACGTGCAACCTCATAGCATTCCTTACTATCCCAGCGTATCCCATTAAACTTGGATCCGTTCAGCAACTGGCTAATAGTCATCAAAG AGTGTGCATGCTGGATTACGGAAGCTACCTACCGGATGCCTTGGCCACTTCCACCCACCAGGCACTTTCTGCCCTTGGGAAGAAGATGGACCTGGTGCCTCAGAATAGGACGATGCCATACCATAATGCCCTTGAGTGCCTCGACCTCGCACTGGCAGGTACCCACGCCATGGTAGAAGCCGAGTCCTACTTGAGGAACATAGTAGAGAGTGAAGGCCGTGGGGACAAAATGTATTTCTTGGAAGAACGCATTTTCGAAGGAGCTGTGAGCTTCTTCTTCGGTAAAAGCACTCCCTGGAAATACAAGTTTGACGAGGGTATTTATAGCCTGCTGGAATCCGGCTTTATTGGAAAGTGGTACCGTGACATCACTATGGAACTGAGAGGACCACGGCGGCCGAAGGTCATTTAG